In Bacillus sp. DX3.1, the following proteins share a genomic window:
- a CDS encoding DegV family protein, whose product MRTAIVTDSTAYIPKHIREALNIYMIPLNVIFGTNSYQEEAEITADDFYVKVREHEELPKTSQPAIGKFVEKFEELAKEYDAVISIHLSSGISGTYQTATAAGQMVEGIDVYTYDSEISCEVQGFYVREGAKMASEGKTPEEILARFDEMKQTMDAYFVVDDLHHLQRGGRLNSAQAFIGSLLQVKPVLYFRDKIIIPFEKIRTRKKALKRIVEIFDEQASKGVPMEAVIIHANREEEAKEWQQELQEKYPHVTIRISYFGAVIGTHLGEGALGLGWYTK is encoded by the coding sequence ATGAGAACAGCTATTGTTACTGATAGTACAGCATATATACCAAAGCATATTCGTGAAGCACTTAATATATATATGATCCCATTAAATGTTATTTTTGGTACAAATTCTTATCAAGAGGAAGCGGAAATTACAGCGGATGATTTTTATGTAAAAGTGCGTGAACATGAAGAACTTCCAAAGACTTCTCAACCAGCTATTGGAAAATTTGTGGAGAAATTTGAAGAACTAGCAAAAGAATACGATGCTGTTATTAGTATCCATCTTTCAAGTGGAATTAGCGGTACATATCAAACAGCGACGGCAGCTGGACAAATGGTTGAAGGAATAGACGTATATACGTATGATTCTGAAATTAGTTGTGAAGTGCAAGGGTTCTATGTACGTGAAGGTGCAAAAATGGCAAGCGAAGGGAAAACGCCAGAAGAGATTTTAGCTCGATTTGATGAAATGAAACAAACAATGGACGCTTATTTTGTTGTGGATGATTTGCATCATTTGCAGCGCGGAGGCCGTTTAAATAGTGCACAGGCGTTTATCGGCAGTTTATTACAAGTGAAACCAGTCTTATATTTTAGAGATAAAATCATTATTCCGTTTGAAAAAATTCGTACGCGTAAAAAAGCATTGAAGCGTATCGTTGAAATTTTTGATGAGCAAGCAAGCAAAGGTGTACCGATGGAGGCTGTTATTATTCATGCGAATCGTGAAGAGGAAGCAAAAGAATGGCAGCAAGAATTACAAGAAAAGTACCCTCATGTTACAATTCGCATCAGTTATTTTGGTGCAGTAATTGGAACGCATTTAGGAGAGGGAGCACTCGGTTTAGGATGGTATACAAAATAA